The Hypanus sabinus isolate sHypSab1 chromosome 5, sHypSab1.hap1, whole genome shotgun sequence genome has a segment encoding these proteins:
- the LOC132393877 gene encoding uncharacterized protein LOC132393877: MGKKNGNKKSDTTELAAEGSAASGSPTRPCANEAAAGPRSGKAVNIFEILKEIMEVQKEIKQQLRDIKLELTSVNQKIAVAETQIEKVEDRIQNMEQKLSKTIKIIHHQEGKLVDLEGRSRRKNIRTYNIPKRAEGSSKTEFVRKLLQDALDIPSAMKLEVKRAHRTLVPKPTQDRKPCSIIKFLWYSTKAEILRRAWGKKRVFFNDKLIYFDQDYHPPPPAVLQKSKAYSEVKGVLKQK; the protein is encoded by the coding sequence atggggaaaaagaacggaaataaaaaaagcgacactacAGAGCTTGCGGCCGAggggagtgcagcgagcggctctcctacccgaccgtgtGCTAATGAGGCAgccgctgggcctcgttcaggcaaaGCAGTGAATAtctttgaaatcctgaaagaaataatggaggtccagaaagaaataaagcagcagctccgtgatattaagttgGAGCTcaccagcgtcaatcaaaaaatagcggtggcagagactcaaattgagaaggtggaagatcgcattcaaaacatggaacagaaactgagtaagacaataaaaataatacatcaccaagaaggtaaactggttgacctggagggaagatcacggcggaaaaatatcagaacctACAACATCCCCAAAAGAGCTGAGGGCTCGTCTAAgacggagtttgtcagaaagttactgCAGGACGCGTTGGATATTCCttcggctatgaagctggaagtcaaGAGAGCCCACCGCACATTAgttccaaaacctacccaggatagaaagccatgctcaataattaaattcctttggtacagcaccaaggcggagattctacgaagggcctggggtaagaagagagtgtttttcaacgataaattaatatacttcgaccaagattaccacccccccccccccgcggtcctgcagaaaaGCAAAGCATACTCTGAAGTAAAgggagtactaaagcaaaaatag